A DNA window from Methylocystis heyeri contains the following coding sequences:
- a CDS encoding enoyl-CoA hydratase-related protein, translating to MGEKLAVAREGAVMRITFNRPAKKNALDREMYLSAIAALGEAQADGDVSAVLFCGAGGNFTAGNDLSDFLGDEARLEEFPAFRFVLAIAAFAKPMVAAVAGDAVGVGTTMLFHCDFVYAAPGARFKMPFVDLGLPPEAGVSLLAPRLFGPAKAAQYLLLCESFGAEEAARLNLVNAVTPESELLRTAMEAAQRLSRKPAAAIAAARRLMRGDPQELRARMFEEARIFEAALKTPELKARLAAFFAARRG from the coding sequence ATGGGGGAGAAACTCGCCGTCGCCCGCGAAGGCGCCGTAATGCGCATCACCTTCAACCGGCCGGCCAAGAAGAACGCGCTCGACCGCGAGATGTATCTTTCCGCGATCGCCGCCCTGGGCGAGGCGCAGGCGGACGGCGACGTCTCGGCTGTTCTGTTTTGCGGCGCGGGCGGCAATTTCACCGCGGGCAACGATCTTTCCGATTTTCTGGGCGACGAGGCCCGGCTGGAAGAGTTTCCGGCGTTTCGCTTCGTGCTGGCGATCGCGGCCTTCGCCAAGCCCATGGTTGCCGCCGTCGCGGGCGACGCAGTGGGCGTCGGAACGACGATGCTGTTTCACTGCGATTTCGTCTACGCTGCGCCCGGTGCGCGCTTCAAAATGCCCTTCGTCGATCTCGGCCTGCCGCCTGAGGCGGGCGTCAGCCTGCTCGCGCCGCGCCTCTTCGGTCCCGCCAAAGCGGCTCAATACCTCCTGCTGTGCGAAAGCTTCGGGGCCGAAGAAGCCGCGCGCCTCAATCTGGTCAACGCCGTGACGCCGGAAAGCGAGTTGCTTCGGACGGCGATGGAGGCGGCGCAACGCCTGTCGCGCAAGCCGGCGGCGGCGATCGCGGCGGCAAGACGCCTGATGCGCGGCGATCCCCAGGAACTGCGCGCCCGTATGTTCGAAGAAGCCCGAATTTTTGAAGCGGCGCTCAAAACGCCGGAACTGAAGGCCCGGCTCGCTGCCTTCTTTGCTGCGCGCAGGGGATGA